In the genome of Nitrospira japonica, one region contains:
- a CDS encoding sigma-70 RNA polymerase sigma factor region 4 domain-containing protein, whose product MAIRGRAASEELKQERCNRWRLLIRNDAFRTDLIRIIRRYAKWVTGPALAVVLYLDGECINALLERKDAFLRTYRILDHGDKFLLDWAKFTSEHNVAFPEQIIEDIRLGQFPPLEPVPAPEWDALGQDDSLLPPAWKLLSTGLHDIPSDWYGVLLNRSYPKSLVMEALRAYLPMQTKRSRRDKAEVRLRLHDTAVKNRRAVGRCSTTRSRLKAATVAIGNTLPCSSQDTDSEEEPKVPEAPRDEQQDIADALSRLSAEQRRAFEAVYRDGLTEQAYARQVGRTVEYVKLLVQSARAQLRVFLETQGYEAPQDEVEVSPLLAPGCRRKSYRRSFDTG is encoded by the coding sequence ATGGCAATACGCGGACGGGCGGCTAGCGAGGAATTGAAGCAAGAGCGCTGCAACAGGTGGAGACTGCTGATACGGAATGACGCGTTCCGTACCGACTTAATCCGCATCATACGCAGGTACGCGAAGTGGGTAACGGGTCCGGCCTTGGCAGTTGTGCTGTACTTAGACGGCGAGTGTATCAATGCCCTCTTAGAGAGGAAAGATGCATTCCTGAGGACGTACCGCATTCTTGACCATGGGGACAAGTTTCTTCTCGATTGGGCTAAGTTCACGTCGGAACATAACGTCGCCTTCCCGGAACAGATTATCGAGGACATCCGCCTAGGGCAATTTCCTCCTTTGGAACCGGTCCCCGCTCCAGAGTGGGACGCACTCGGCCAGGATGATTCGCTTCTTCCTCCAGCATGGAAGCTTCTGAGTACCGGCCTGCACGATATTCCAAGCGACTGGTACGGGGTCTTACTCAATAGGTCCTATCCAAAATCGTTGGTAATGGAAGCGCTACGGGCGTACCTGCCAATGCAAACGAAACGGAGCCGACGTGACAAAGCGGAGGTCCGGCTTCGCCTACATGATACGGCCGTAAAAAACCGGAGAGCGGTTGGTAGATGCTCGACGACCCGGAGTCGGCTGAAGGCCGCCACTGTTGCTATAGGAAATACTCTGCCGTGTTCGAGTCAGGATACAGACTCAGAGGAAGAACCGAAGGTTCCCGAGGCTCCCCGTGACGAGCAACAGGACATAGCTGACGCACTGTCCCGGCTTTCGGCTGAACAGCGGAGGGCCTTTGAAGCTGTCTACCGGGACGGCCTAACTGAGCAGGCCTATGCCCGACAAGTAGGCCGCACCGTTGAGTACGTCAAACTTTTAGTCCAATCCGCCCGGGCCCAGCTACGGGTATTCCTCGAAACGCAGGGCTACGAGGCGCCACAAGACGAAGTCGAAGTCTCGCCGTTGCTAGCTCCAGGTTGCCGTCGAAAAAGTTACCGCCGGTCATTCGATACCGGATAA
- a CDS encoding DNA-methyltransferase → MPKRPVKSELNTLKKAYISTRGLMLSGRSEQFLRSRRAKRLGGKIQLIFTSPPFPLNHKKKYGNLTGDAYVDWFASFAKPFRKLLTRDGSIVIELGNAWEAGKPVMSTLALRALLAFQERGDFNLCQQFICYNPARLPSPAQWVNVERIRVKDSYTHLWWLSPSERPKADNRRVLKQYSDSMLRLLSSNKYNSGHRPSQHRIGEKSFLKNNNGAIPSNVLILSNTNSTDPYLKYCRKEGLPLHPARMPTQLAEFFIKFLTTPRNLVFDPFAGSNTTGAAAETLKRRWLSVEAERDYILGSRVRFRATRRGQNDKRRAL, encoded by the coding sequence ATGCCAAAAAGGCCAGTTAAATCGGAACTGAATACTCTGAAGAAAGCCTATATTTCCACTCGCGGCCTAATGCTTAGTGGCAGGTCGGAACAATTTTTGAGATCGAGGCGTGCGAAACGATTAGGCGGAAAGATTCAGCTAATATTTACCTCTCCGCCGTTCCCTCTAAATCATAAGAAGAAGTATGGAAATCTCACTGGGGATGCTTATGTTGACTGGTTCGCGAGCTTTGCGAAGCCCTTTAGAAAATTACTAACCAGGGACGGTTCAATCGTTATCGAATTGGGGAATGCTTGGGAAGCCGGAAAACCCGTCATGTCAACGCTTGCCCTTCGTGCACTCTTGGCTTTTCAAGAAAGAGGAGACTTCAACCTTTGTCAACAGTTCATTTGCTATAACCCGGCACGTCTACCAAGTCCTGCTCAGTGGGTGAATGTCGAACGCATCAGGGTAAAAGATTCATATACGCATCTATGGTGGCTGTCGCCGTCAGAACGACCGAAAGCTGATAACAGGCGTGTGCTGAAACAGTATAGTGACTCTATGTTAAGACTGCTCTCTTCTAATAAATACAATTCTGGACATCGGCCTTCTCAACACCGCATAGGGGAAAAATCTTTCCTCAAGAACAATAATGGGGCCATTCCTTCTAACGTGCTGATTCTTTCCAACACTAACTCAACAGATCCTTATTTGAAGTATTGTAGGAAAGAGGGCCTTCCGCTTCATCCTGCGCGCATGCCAACGCAGCTAGCCGAATTTTTCATCAAATTCCTCACAACCCCACGCAACTTAGTCTTTGATCCTTTTGCGGGAAGCAATACAACCGGGGCAGCAGCAGAAACTTTGAAGCGGCGCTGGCTATCCGTTGAAGCAGAGCGTGACTACATTCTTGGGTCTAGGGTGCGTTTCCGAGCCACACGAAGGGGACAAAATGACAAAAGAAGAGCTCTTTGA
- a CDS encoding 5' nucleotidase, NT5C type: protein MRQQEKDKGFKLGIDIDGVLANQIHGVLPRIKARSGISLRYDEISEWRLTVGDSDIAREIEAALTDDEYVLNMPVHKGARAMSDKLYERNRIILLTARPSASRAATKQWLSSKGFSYDELVNAKEQKKSFYGVDVLVDDYIQNILDYLQNSNGLAILVSQPWNQDRTALKPWLSTRRLFIVNDLSRVSEIISDRPELSTLNLRQQLTAGFVIF from the coding sequence ATGAGACAACAAGAAAAAGACAAGGGATTTAAATTGGGCATTGATATAGACGGCGTACTTGCCAATCAAATCCATGGGGTGTTGCCTCGCATTAAAGCTCGCTCAGGAATTTCTCTTAGATATGATGAAATATCGGAGTGGCGTTTAACTGTTGGAGACAGTGACATAGCGCGCGAGATTGAAGCAGCATTGACGGATGACGAGTATGTTCTAAACATGCCTGTGCACAAAGGTGCCCGGGCTATGTCCGATAAGTTGTATGAGAGAAATAGAATCATACTTCTTACAGCTCGTCCTTCAGCGAGTCGTGCCGCAACAAAACAGTGGCTGAGTAGTAAGGGGTTTTCCTATGACGAGCTTGTCAACGCTAAAGAGCAGAAAAAGAGTTTTTACGGGGTGGATGTTCTTGTCGATGATTACATACAAAATATCCTCGACTATCTTCAGAACTCAAACGGGCTTGCTATACTTGTCTCGCAGCCTTGGAACCAAGATCGGACGGCATTGAAACCATGGCTCTCAACGAGAAGATTGTTCATTGTCAACGACTTAAGCAGAGTTTCAGAGATTATTAGCGATCGGCCGGAATTATCTACCCTAAATCTTCGCCAGCAATTAACCGCTGGTTTTGTGATTTTCTAA